From the genome of Borrelia hermsii DAH, one region includes:
- a CDS encoding Mlp family lipoprotein: MSKINFILVLLLLISSCNQDNNKDKKIKSRNKRDLETTQKVQKTPEEALREKLTEKQKKGLDFLKDALGDDNKLNEILRQDESKVKGSLEHINTEAKKCNGNDEGKSTFKTLVKAYFEGEIENKLDGLQDGAKSTCDN; this comes from the coding sequence ATGAGTAAAATTAATTTTATTTTGGTTTTATTACTACTAATTAGTAGTTGCAATCAAGATAACAATAAAGATAAAAAAATTAAAAGTAGAAATAAAAGAGATTTAGAAACAACACAAAAAGTACAAAAAACACCTGAGGAAGCATTAAGAGAAAAATTAACAGAAAAACAAAAGAAAGGATTAGATTTCTTAAAAGATGCTTTGGGTGATGATAATAAGCTAAATGAAATTCTAAGGCAAGATGAAAGTAAAGTTAAAGGCTCACTTGAACATATAAATACCGAAGCTAAAAAATGTAATGGAAATGATGAGGGAAAAAGTACTTTTAAAACATTAGTAAAGGCATATTTTGAAGGTGAAATTGAGAATAAATTAGATGGTCTTCAAGATGGGGCAAAGAGTACTTGCGATAACTAG